CAAATCATTATAAGTTAGACAAGTTCCATCTGGATTTAATCTTTTGTGGGAGCAAATGGAGGAAGAGGATAAAAGGcccaattttattaattagcaaTCACCAAAGTGTAAGTGGTACTCCTTCGTATTTAATAAGTAATTACTTAATACATTACGTGTCATAATGCCTTACATTTGATGGTTAATACACACCAAGAGTCCACTTTAATTTGAAATGgaataatagataaataaaaataatattttatccaTCCGGATTAAAATATCAAACTTATGAGGTGATATGAAATTTTAGTACTGTAGTTGTTATTTAATGTGTtcaagaagaaagagaaaaatttaatgaaggaaaaaaatatatataattggaCTATTAGCGGGAAAGAGattaaagataataaaatataatactaatgATTTAGTTTTTTTGAGTTGATTATATTTATACGGATCAATCATCGCTCTACTTTATCCCGCACTAGCGCAAACCACCTTTCAAatttagaaatagaaatagattTAGCAATATAGACTATAGTGATAGATAATAATGGTGGTACTacaacattttcattttcatttaatatcacaaaatttagtcaaactaattaaaaagaAACTGACATCCATTATTTATACTTTTCTATTGATCTTTTTCTGTCACTCTCTCCCACTCACCTAATTTTCTCATGCCACCtaccaaaatatttttttattgtagatAAAATGAATGTATAATTTTAACAAcccatttttaaaaatcaattttcaacGTTCTTTTTCATCGCAGCCTCACCTTTGTCTCCCTATCATTTTCAATACATATAATAATCATTTGAACtacaaaaaattaattcaattttgatcaatttcataaaatttaaatacaaaatttgaaatcataaattttagtttttcttgATTATTTCATGCAGGTATAAAACGACATACTATTTGGTAatgtttaaattttaaaacattattttttattttaattaaacaatactattatttttactaTCACCAAAGACACCGTTTATATACGTACGagacaattgaaaaaaaataaaatttaatgattaaatatTCTACATCCAACCTTGTGAAGCTAACTAAATTTTTGatcaaaattcatgatttaaatgATTATCTCTTTTTGATACTATgcatgattttaatattttgcatTCTAATCACATATATCTCAATCCGATGAAATTAACTATTTCCAAATAAAATAATGGTTctaattagtactagtatatgaCATTATATACGAcaatatataaaaagaaaaaaggggaAAGTGAAAAATCAATGATTGCATTTAAACTATGGGCCTAATCTCAGCAGTCAGCATATCCTGGTTTGATACTAACTATTTagattcattttcattttcattttgttttttaaaaaatctccTATTCCATTATAATGTAAGTTTGGTCATCACTTAATATTTCTCCAAAACTAATAAATGTGACATTATTATTGAAAAAAGTCTTTAACGTTTTGAAGAGACAATTAATTTTTCAGAATTGACTTTGCTTATTATGCTTCATTTGCCAGACCAAGTAGTCGAAAAATCCACatttatactagtagtactttTCTAATTTCTTCCCCACAAATCTCTTTCCTCGACTGAAATCCCAACTCATAAAAAACCCAAATTTCAACCCTAATTTATGTCCTTTTAATTTATGAACATTCATTTTCTTTGTCCTTTGAATTTATGAAGACCcattctgaaaaaaaaaatgaaattttacgTTGCTCGTGATATTATAAAAGAAATACCGATAGTCAGTTAAACCACGAAACATAGTCAAATTTGAGTCAGTTTTGAAAATAAgtgtattaaattataaaatttcaatttattataTATGATCTTTATATTTGagctaaaaagtaaaaataatgtTGTTTCACTATAATAAGCaacgaaaaagaaaagaaaggaaaataaagaaaaaatactCATGTATTTTACTGAAACAACATCGTTTTGAGGATCTGTATAGGGTTGAAACAAtcgaaaagaaaagaattttcaaaaattaatatttcattttcaaactTACTTAACTAGCCATAATTTAACCATATTTTAGCATTTTAAGCCGTTATTCCCCCTTTTATAAGCCACCATATTTACAAAATGGTAAATGTAGAGTGAATCAGTGATACTAAATTTATAATTGTGTTATTTCCCCTTTTATAAGCCACCATATTTACAAAATGGTAAATATAGAGTGAATCGGTGATACTAAATTTATAATTGTGTTAATAAGTAGTAGTTGGCTTTACACAATTATAAACCATAAAAGAATCAAGGTTAGTTAATCCAAGAAAAATATTATGTTAACTTCATTAGATCTCTGTCGAAGTAAAATTACAACCACACCCCTCCCACGTCCTCAAAATCCCTAATTTCAACCCCAATTCGAACCCACTCAAATCCAACTCCACACTCCAGAGCTGccctactctctctctctagaatcccTAAACCCCCAAatctccaccgccgccgccggaaGCAATGGGGAAAGGCGGCGCCCTCTCCGACGGCGTGGTGAAGAAGATCATGCTCTCCTACATGTACGTCGCGATCTGGATCTTCCTCTCCTTCACCGTCATCGTCTACAACAAGTACATCCTGGATCGGAAGTTGTACAATTGGCCCTTCCCCATCTCCCTCACCATGATCCATATGGCCTTCTGCTCCTCCCTCGCCTTCGCCGCCGTCCGCGTCTTCCGCCTCGTCGAGCCCGCCGCCCTCTCCCGCCGCACCTACCTCTCCTCCGTCGTCCCCATCGGCGCCCTctactccctctccctctgGCTCTCTAACTCCGCCTACATCTTCCTCTCCGTCTCCTTCATCCAGATGCTCAAGGCGCTGATGCCCGTCGCCGTCTACTCCATCGGAATCCTCCTGAAAAAGGACGCCTACAAGTCCACCACCATGTCCAACATGCTCGCCATCTCCGTCGGCGTCGCAATCGCCGCCTACGGCGAGGCGAAATACGATTCCTGGGGAGTTTTCCTCCAATTAGGCGCCGTCGTCTTCGAGGCCACGCGGCTGGTCATGATTCAGATCCTTCTCACCTCCAAAGGCATCAATCTCAACCCAATCACATCTCTCTACTACGTCGCGCCGAGctgctttctcttcctctcgatCCCCTGGCTAATCGTCGAATTCCCCTTGCTGAGGCAGCAAACCGCCGCTTTCCACTTCGATTTCCTCATCTTCGGCACGAATTGCCTCTGCGCCTTCGCGCTAAACCTCGCCGTGTTCCTCCTCGTAGGGAAGACATCCGCGCTGACCATGAACGTCGCCGGAGTTGTCAAGGATTGGCTCCTAATCGCGTTCTCGTGGTCGGTGATTAAGGACACCGTCACGCCGGTGAATCTGATCGGGTATGGATTGGCGTTTTTAGGCGTCGCGTACTACAATCACTCGAAATTGCAGGCGCTGAAGGCGAAGGAGGCGCAGAAGAAGACGGCGGCGGCTGATGAGGAGGCGGCGAAGCTGATAACGGAGAGAGAAGGGGATGGGAAGAAGGGAGATTCGCAGGCTTGATTTGGGGATattttgtgtaaattaggtGACGGATTAGCAGAGTTTTCTTGGAATAAATGTGAAGGAGAAATTTGGGGATTTATTCAATCTTGGTGATTTCTGCTTGAATTTTCCTTCTTTTCATACACTTCATTTATATCTGTAACATAATTAGCATAAAAAAGGTGTTCGGATGGATTTTTCATTCCAAATTTCCCCTTTTTTCATGTTAATTTTCTTCAATTTGTTCTAATTCTATTGACAGTTTTGCAAATTCGCTTATTGAATTTAATGAATTTGTGTCCATTTTGTGGCATTCATTCCTCCCaagttattttctcttttaataaaaatcaataatttttCCCTAGCTCTTTCTGATGTTGAAATAAAATATCTCAATTAACTTTGAAGTTGGAACTAAGTTGGCATaaatgcattatatatttgctTTGAAATATCAAGAAACAGGATAATAGTTAATTACTACAGTATATCACTACTTTACTCACTCAATGTTAAATCAATTAGAGGTTTTAGCTCTTATATCCACCAATTTTGTTTTCCTATAATAGTGTATGGAAAACTAATTTGTCATGATAAGAAAATGCCAAGAAAAGGAAAATGCATTAATGTAATTAGCTGACTTAATACTTTGACAATTCACTTCAATTGTGAGGTTACTAACTATAGTTCGTTAAAACAACTTAAAGGAAAATGTAAATTGGAAGATAAAAAAGAACTTTATATTCACCTTTTTCAGAAAAAACAAGTATCCAATAGGAAAAGATGACGTATTCtataatatggagtatttatattattttgcaTTCTCATTTACATTTTTTCCTAAGTATTCCTAATTCGTTAAAGGCTAAAACATACAGTTTTACACTTTTGAATGGGCTaagtaatactccatccgtctcatttTAGgagttttagttttttattttagtctAACTCATATTACGAGCCTCGGTtagaatattttataaatagtaatacgattcacattttattaactttatttcattcgcattttattactataaaattatataaaagtgagagccacattccactattttttcactaatttttctttatatttcttaaaatttgtgtcggATGAGACTCCTAAAATGGACAGTTGGAGTATAcagtaatagtagtagtatattaaaTGA
This portion of the Salvia splendens isolate huo1 chromosome 10, SspV2, whole genome shotgun sequence genome encodes:
- the LOC121752315 gene encoding probable sugar phosphate/phosphate translocator At2g25520 — encoded protein: MGKGGALSDGVVKKIMLSYMYVAIWIFLSFTVIVYNKYILDRKLYNWPFPISLTMIHMAFCSSLAFAAVRVFRLVEPAALSRRTYLSSVVPIGALYSLSLWLSNSAYIFLSVSFIQMLKALMPVAVYSIGILLKKDAYKSTTMSNMLAISVGVAIAAYGEAKYDSWGVFLQLGAVVFEATRLVMIQILLTSKGINLNPITSLYYVAPSCFLFLSIPWLIVEFPLLRQQTAAFHFDFLIFGTNCLCAFALNLAVFLLVGKTSALTMNVAGVVKDWLLIAFSWSVIKDTVTPVNLIGYGLAFLGVAYYNHSKLQALKAKEAQKKTAAADEEAAKLITEREGDGKKGDSQA